The SAR202 cluster bacterium genome includes a window with the following:
- a CDS encoding DUF1800 domain-containing protein produces MPTQDLGLYAHLMRRAGFGYRTGDLEKMAERGYEQCVEDLLHPERFPDIDIDLLERFYGTGYNGWNYQWWHRMLNGRRQLEEKMTLFWHWVFATSNVKAGHVMTAQAQIDMFRRNAMVDFRTILIQLSKDPAMIYWLDNQENLKDNINENYGRELLELFSMGVGNYTEEDVKAAADAFTGWTFATPIPQDAGSRHGGYNTHFVYRPDQHKDTVKSFMGETGRFNGEDIVDIVARQPATARFLARRLWCWFVEDEPPVSAWNEKPPLDPQAIEMLAQVYFESGGQMRPILRALFNSDAFKQARFRRVKSPVELVVSVLKLVGTYTDADPEMTYHLGTHDMGQGLLNPPTVEGWPNGMGWIDGGTLNSRVNYAVDEVADASKPGIQKIANLFAKEGPVPPEHFVDRCLDLLGPAPLSPETRHGLLAYAARSGTLDFANPATRKDSEARLVRMLQLIVSAREYQLC; encoded by the coding sequence ATGCCCACCCAGGACCTCGGGCTATACGCCCACCTTATGCGGCGTGCGGGCTTCGGATACCGCACCGGCGACCTGGAAAAGATGGCCGAGCGCGGGTACGAGCAGTGCGTCGAGGACCTCCTCCATCCGGAGCGCTTCCCGGATATCGATATCGACCTTCTCGAGCGCTTCTACGGCACCGGCTATAACGGATGGAACTACCAGTGGTGGCACCGCATGCTCAACGGCCGGCGCCAGCTTGAGGAGAAGATGACTCTCTTCTGGCACTGGGTCTTCGCCACCAGCAACGTCAAGGCCGGCCACGTCATGACCGCCCAGGCCCAGATCGATATGTTCCGCCGCAACGCCATGGTCGACTTCCGCACCATCCTCATCCAGCTCTCCAAGGACCCCGCCATGATCTACTGGCTGGACAACCAGGAGAACCTCAAGGACAACATCAACGAGAACTACGGCCGCGAGCTCCTGGAGCTCTTCTCGATGGGCGTCGGCAACTACACGGAGGAGGACGTGAAGGCCGCCGCGGACGCCTTCACCGGTTGGACCTTCGCCACGCCGATCCCGCAGGACGCCGGCAGCCGTCACGGCGGCTACAACACGCACTTCGTCTACCGGCCGGACCAGCACAAGGACACCGTCAAGAGCTTCATGGGCGAGACCGGCCGCTTCAACGGCGAGGACATCGTCGATATCGTCGCCCGCCAGCCCGCCACGGCGCGCTTCCTCGCCCGCCGCCTGTGGTGCTGGTTCGTCGAGGACGAGCCGCCCGTCTCCGCGTGGAACGAAAAGCCGCCCTTGGACCCGCAGGCGATCGAGATGCTCGCCCAGGTCTACTTCGAGTCCGGCGGACAGATGCGCCCCATTCTCCGCGCGCTCTTTAACTCCGACGCCTTCAAGCAGGCCCGCTTCCGCCGCGTCAAGAGCCCGGTGGAGCTCGTCGTCAGCGTCCTCAAGCTCGTCGGCACCTACACGGACGCCGACCCCGAAATGACATACCACCTGGGCACGCACGATATGGGCCAGGGCCTCCTCAACCCGCCCACCGTGGAGGGCTGGCCCAACGGCATGGGCTGGATCGACGGCGGCACCCTCAACTCCCGCGTCAACTACGCCGTGGATGAGGTCGCGGACGCCTCCAAGCCCGGCATCCAGAAGATCGCCAACCTCTTCGCGAAGGAAGGGCCCGTCCCGCCCGAGCACTTCGTGGACCGCTGCCTCGACCTGCTCGGCCCCGCGCCCCTCTCGCCGGAGACGCGCCACGGCCTGCTGGCCTACGCCGCCCGCTCCGGCACGCTGGACTTCGCCAACCCTGCCACGCGCAAGGACAGCGAGGCCCGCCTTGTCCGCATGCTCCAGCTAATCGTCTCCGCCCGCGAATACCAGCTGTGCTAA
- a CDS encoding VOC family protein, translating into MPKITTFFMFDNQAEEAMKLYTSIFKNSRVVSTSPGPGGTVAGGTFILDGVEFSCYNAGAPDYFKIGMGISISVSCDTQAEIDKYWEALSAGGEKQMCGWVKDKVGVSWQIVPSILGQLLFDKDPAKAKRAIDAMLKMQKLDIQKLKDAHAGR; encoded by the coding sequence TTGCCCAAGATCACAACGTTCTTCATGTTCGACAACCAGGCCGAAGAGGCCATGAAGCTCTACACCTCCATCTTCAAGAACTCCAGGGTCGTCAGCACCTCGCCCGGCCCGGGCGGCACCGTCGCGGGCGGGACTTTCATACTCGACGGCGTGGAGTTCTCCTGCTACAACGCAGGCGCGCCGGACTATTTCAAGATCGGCATGGGCATTTCCATATCCGTGAGCTGCGACACCCAGGCCGAGATAGACAAGTACTGGGAAGCGCTCTCCGCCGGCGGCGAGAAGCAGATGTGCGGCTGGGTCAAAGACAAGGTCGGCGTCTCCTGGCAAATCGTCCCATCCATCCTCGGTCAGCTCCTCTTCGACAAGGACCCGGCCAAGGCCAAGCGCGCCATAGACGCCATGCTCAAGATGCAAAAGCTGGACATCCAGAAGCTCAAAGACGCGCACGCGGGAAGATAG